The genomic window TTAAAAGAATGTTTGAAGCTGTTGGTAAATCAGTAGTATATTTAAAGAGGATAGAATTTGGAACATTACCATTAGATGAAGATTTAGAGGAAGGCGAATATAGGGAATTGACCCATGAGGAATTAAGTGTTTTAAAAGGATTCTAGCGAATGATATAATAAAATGAATGAAAAACATTCATAAATATGGTAATTTATAATAAAATTTCCCAAAAAAACTTGCATTTTTTGAAGAAATATACTATAATAATTTGTGCAAGGATAAATAAAAGGAATAAATAGCCCCCTTTTTATTTATTGCTTATTGCTAAAGCGCAACCTAGCCCCAAGGGTTGCGTTTTTTGTTATATATAAATATAATTATGTACACAGAAAACAATTTCAAAGACTATAAATATTTAATTAAGTTATATGAATAAAATTAGATATGTGAAAGGAAAAAATTTATTTAATTAAAATATGAATTAAATATTTCATGTTTGGATTAATTTTATTATGAGGTGTATAAGTTATGAATGAAACTAAGGAATTAATACTTAAAAATACAATAGAATTAATTTCTAAAAAGGGAGATGCTACTATTAGAGAAATAGCAGAAAAAGCTAAGGTAAATGTTGCATCTATAAATTATCATTTTGGGAATAAGAATAATTTATTAAAAGAAGTAGAGAGCTATTTTAGTGAGACTTTATATAGAGTTCAAAATAATGTGTTAGAAAATCCTAATTTAGATGCTGAAGAAAAAATTATACAATGGGCTTTGGAGTTAATGGAATTTATGTTTAAGTATCCAAGTATAGTTTCTTTAATATCAAAATTAGTAAATGAAGAAAATGCATATAGTCCAGCTATACTAGATAAAGTATATATGAATAGTGAGATAATAGAGAAATTAAGCATGTTAATTGCTATAGTAACTAACATAAGTGATGAAAAAATTATACAGTTTAAATATCTTCAAATATTTTCAGGAATATTAGGGCCGGTTTTAAATGAGCTTTTGTTTACAATATATAGAAAAGAAAATTCTTTAAGTATGAGAAATGAAAATATTAGAGAAGAATATATAAGATATTTGGTTAGAACAAATTTAAAATAACAAATTGTTTTAAAATTAAATTTAATTTTAATTATAATTTAAATTAAAATAATGGGTTTTATTGTGGTGCTTTTATAAAAAAGTATTATTACAAAGATATTTTAGATGATTTTTTAATAAAAGAAAATTTATATTATTAAAATAATAAAAACTTT from Clostridium septicum includes these protein-coding regions:
- a CDS encoding TetR/AcrR family transcriptional regulator, translated to MNETKELILKNTIELISKKGDATIREIAEKAKVNVASINYHFGNKNNLLKEVESYFSETLYRVQNNVLENPNLDAEEKIIQWALELMEFMFKYPSIVSLISKLVNEENAYSPAILDKVYMNSEIIEKLSMLIAIVTNISDEKIIQFKYLQIFSGILGPVLNELLFTIYRKENSLSMRNENIREEYIRYLVRTNLK